Below is a genomic region from Brassica napus cultivar Da-Ae unplaced genomic scaffold, Da-Ae ScsIHWf_2890;HRSCAF=3674, whole genome shotgun sequence.
TTACTGAGGATCAATGCGTGGCTATTCCAGATCCCATCACACCGCCTCCGATGAGGGCACCTTTTTTAATCTCCTTGGCACCAACCCTACGAGCATAACTCCATGAACCTGTCAATAAGAAAATTGGAAGGAATCAAAAAGAAAGCTTTAATATTGTAAAGAAATAAAGTTGATATatcaaaattgttttcaaaaaaaaaaaaaaaaatgtctaaaTGACACTGCTAAACACTCACAGACCTTTGTAGTTCCTCGCTGAGAAAAGAAAACATGGATCAAGCTTTGGTGGTATCCAGTTTTACCACTTGTGAGCCTACTTGAGCCCCGTAAGTGACAATGTGATGGAAATTCGTAAGGGTTACTAGTCTTGGGGGAAACATTGAAGAACATATAACAAAGAGACGACAATAGTAATATACCTTCTCTAAACCAGCCCTCGGACCAGAAACAATACCCACTTCACAGCCTCAAGGCACATTAAGGGGTGTTTCAGTTGGGGCTTGCTTGCGTGTCTGCTCTCTGGCAAACTTCAGTATTTCCCTTGCCTCTCCAAGAGGAGGTAACTTATCAGTCTTTAAAAACCTACAAACCCACGGTTTTCTCTCCTTCGGCTATGTCAAGGGCCCAGCGACGAGCAGCGTTTAGTATCTCGGCAGGTGGCACGACAGCATCAACAAGACCCAATGAATGACCTTCCTCGGCTTTAATAACCGGCTTAGATGTCTATATGTTTCAACAAAAGAATGCCGTTACATTTAAACCAAAGCATACTTAACCCAACCATAAATTAAGGCACTGACGTACCAAAATCATTTCAAGGGCTTTTTGTGAGACCGACAAGACGTGGAAGACGCTGTGTTCCTGCATCAATCCAAAAGAGCATAATCAGGAAGATAAAAATGAAAGCGAGTTGAATTATTACATGATCACATATGATTGTTCATAGGAGTCAAAGATTTTGCCTCCTATGTGATCAAAACTCGTATACAGCTGAAGGGAAACACGATTATGGACTTAGCAATCAACAAATTTGAATAACTACCTCCAAACCCAGGAATAACACCGAGTTGCAGCTCAGGCAAACCTAACTGTGCACCAGGAGCTGATATCCTTGCATGGCAAGCCTGAAACAAGTCATACAACTGTATCACACATCCATCTAAAAAGAAAATGCTCACCATCAGGCGGCTCAACAGTCTCAAGACGATTTATTGAGGGTGAAGTGGTATACATAGAAAAACCATACCATGGCAAGTTCTAACCCTCCTCCCAAGCAAGCCCATCAATGGCAGCGACAGACGCTTCCTTGCAgctgaaaacaaataaataaaccaGTTAGGATGTCATCATAACCATTGCAAAGACCAATACATTCAGTAAGATAGAGAGATAACCTTCAAACAAATCAGTTAGGATGTCAATCGATAAGTATCCAACTTCGGCTCTTTCCCTGAGAAAAATCAATATACAGTACTACAAACATTAATACATGACGTCAATACAATCAACAAAGACACCAAGATACTGAAAACATACTTGTCCCTTTCTGAACTTCACCAAAACCAGATATATCAAATCCACCAGAGAACTTCCCCTTTTTCCCCCCtgccgtaaaaaaaaaaaacacacaaaagccATTTACCAAACCATCTCCAAAGTTTGCATAAATGTCTTCTGTTTTTGTCTTGCAAGAGAGTGATCTCAAGACGTACCAGTAATAACAATAGCTTTAACATCATTCCTGCTCAGCTTCCTCGTAATTACTTTTGAGGTTATCCAGCACTGTACTCaccaatatacaaaaaaaaacagagtaaccAATACAGTAGTTTTTTCACTGCTTCGTCTCGAATGCTAAAAAACGACGTTTTCTTGAGATCATAGCTATTCACTAATCTACAATAGCATGAGATCATAGTAGTAGTCCAATTTTTCACATAATCAGATCATTAAATTCAATCGGGGAGCCGTAACAGAGTTCGGCGAGAGGTAAATAGCGAAATTGACCTAGAATCTGAAAAGGTGAATCCATTCAAGATCGAAGAGGAACAGAGTACCGTCGAACGATAGCGAATTGACGGGAGGGTTGATGATTGTTACGACGGCAACTCCATCGCCTCCACTTCCATCGTCGTCTTTCCCTTCGTGCGTGAAGCCATTTCTCGAGCTCCGTTTCGTGGTTCTCTCTACCTTCTTCGTTGAGATTGCGAGTCACGCCCGGTACAGTGGCACTGGCACACTCCTCGACGCAAACGCTGTTTTGATAATAATGTTTTCGTTAAgtgatttatttttgttgtataatgctagttttatttttctttttaatacagtagtagtagtagtatcTTTTCTACATGGATACATATGATTAGAAAACGAATTaatcacgtttttttttgtataaacgctaatttaattttctttttaatacaGTAGTAGTATCTTTTCTACATGGATACATATGATTAGAAAATGAATTAATCATGTGTTTTATAAAGATACATttgtatttttatcaaataaatatatgtttggCTAGTGGTCTTTAGTCCTACGTGACCTGGCGGATCTGAATCAAATCCATTTTTACTTTTTCGATAATAATACAACGAAAAGTTTTAatgaaattcatatttttagaCAAAAGTATTTTGAATCGTATCTGTTCATAATCATAAGCTTTCATAAATTAATCGTATATCACACTTTAAAACATACtagtattatttatttagaaaatgaCTAGGAATAGCAccaaccaagtttttgttcccaaagtagcactcaaggctcaaagtcacaaaaataggtttcattaaagaggtaatatacacttataccccttgggttaattaatccaaaccttagggtttagagttaagggagtgggattttggaattagggtttaaaattttaaaaaataaatactaaataaaaaaataaatttataaaacagtttcaaaaattatttttaactataaaaagaaaatttgaaaaaaaaattcaaaaattttttttaaaaaaattataaaaatttcgaatctgaaaacatataatctgaaactataaattttttttattatttttttttttattatttttttttatttttatttttttatttatttttgtttgtttatttaatttaaacaatgatattatggatattttattctttaatgaatgtcatttttgtgactttttccTTCTAGTGCtctttttgagacataaacttcaaaaggtgatattattgacaatttcccttatttatttatacactAGTTATGGCCACTTCTGCCAACACTTTCACAAACGATCACCTGACGATTGGTCTGTCTCATGATTCAATACACGCGTGTAACGTTGATCATAGGCTCCTAGCTCTAAAGTATTGCTGACATGACGTGCATGCATAAACTAATCCAAtaatcttttcttcttttagCGTCACTAATCCATTAGTTATATCTATTTAGCTGCCACTTTTAGCTTTAATCAGATTAGAACTAAAACACAAATACAAGTACGTTGTCTTGTCTCTGCCAGAGATTTATTTTTCTTGCTAACTTCTTAGTTGTTGGAGAGGGAATCATAATTCATCTGTTTTTGTTCTCTGCTTCTCCGTATACTCTGGTGAGAATGACGATGATCGCGCGACGGATCTTACGGAGCCATCGTTTTCTCCGTCCATTCATCTCGTCTTCTGTTTGCTCTCCGCCGTTCCGTGCACCGGAGTATCATTCTCAGTCGGTCGCCTCTCCATTCCTGTCCATTCTCTCTCCGTAAGTTTCTTGAGACCAAATATATAACTTTGTTTGAGGCGTTGATTGTTTTGGCTTCACTTTTCGATCAGTTCCCGACAAGCTTTTGTAGGGACAAAGAAACATTGTGCCGTTAAAGTTATGAGGAaaagaaaatatagtttttcacTTTTCAAAGGAAAGACCGTTTGCTAAGACTAATAAGTGTTTTAGATTTGTGGTTATTTGTGGGAAGATTAAACAAGTTGCTTATGATATTTTTGTAATATGGAGGCAGTTGATGAAATGGTGTGGAGGAGAGGAAGTAGAAGCTGGTTTTCGAACGAAGCCATGGCTATAGATTCAAATGCAGCAGGAGGGTTCATTGATGTGCCGCTGGGCGCTGGCACAAACTGGGGAAGGTATTGCTGAATGTGAGCTTCTCAAGTGGTTTGTCAATGAGGTCCGTTGAGTTTTTTCTTCCTCTGCTAAatttttcaatctttttttattctttataaTCAGCCATTTCCTGCTTTTTGGCAGGGAGATCCTGTGGAAGAGTTTCAGGCACTCTGTGAAGTTCAGAGCGATAAAGCAATTTATTGAGATAACAAGTCGTTTTAAGGGGAAAGTAGCTCTCATTTCACATGCTCCAGGTGACATTATCAAGGTTAGAGAATCATACTATAAAATTAGTTCAATAAGGCTATGATTAAGCATATCATTTAGATTTTGTTAgagaaagttttatttaaatcgGATGTAAAAATCTTTTGTGTTGAATGTCTATATGTTTTATATGCATTGATGCAAGGTTGGAGAAACTCTAGTTAAGCTAGCTGTAGAAGACGCCCAGGATGCTCTTCTAGTATCCTCTGATAGTTCAAAGTCAAAAACAGACAATCTTGTTGGAGCTCTGTCAACGCCATCTGTTCGTAACCTTGCAAAAGACCTTGGCATAGACATCAATGCCGTTACTGGAAGTGGTAAAGATGGTAGAGTTTTGAAAGAGGACGTTCTTCGTTTTGGTGGCCAAAAAGGAAACATAACAGATTCTGTTACAAGAGGAGACTCTGTTTCTACTACAGCAAGTAACTTTGAAGATCAAATAGTTCCTCTCAGGGGATTCAACCGAGCTATGGTCAAGACAATGACTATGGGCCACAAGTACCCACATTTTCATTTCGTTGAAGAGATAAACTGCGACGCGCTCGTGAAGCTCAACACTTCTTCAAAGAGAACAACAAAGATTCCACCATGAAACACAATAAATAAATGGAATAAAGAAAAATGAATGTAGtacaaaaatgaaataaattcatttcatttatttattatcaaaattgttATGAGTGTTTTTGTatattgtttagatttttttctaattgATAGAATTGATCATTTCAAAGTATTTCAGTAATCAAGCTGCAACCTTAATTCtattgttttcaattttcatgatttcataacaattatcaaatctttatggTATATAACTTTCCATATTCTTCAGGtcattttttattggttgaatacTAGTTAGGTAGATAATTAGTGatgttttgtttagaaaatgtaaaatactAAATGTTTTCTAAATTTTGTACACAGTCCTAAAAGGACATCTAATAAAAATACAGGGAGTGATACATAGTCATTATATAGTCAATTTTAGAAAGACTTTCTTTTTTGAACTATAAGTTTAGAAAGACTATAGACTAAAAAGTGAGATTGTATAAAATAAACCTAAAGAGGAGCGCTAATCTCTTTAAAGTATCAACGTTCAGATCGATGTAGTAACGCTCCTTTTCAAATAATCGAATGAGTCGTACACGACAAAGGATCTCCACTCTACCGGTCCTAGTGATTTTCAAACATCACATGAAAATATTCcaactaaatataatttaaaatgttaatacAAGCAGGGAGCAGCATGCATGtaatatattctatatttttctaaaatgcCAACTAGTAATATTGTTTCACGTGAGACAGATGAAACTTTACAGCTTTCACCACCTCTtgcagaaaattttaaaaacatcacACTGTTATTAAATTTACTATAATAACTTTTACGTGACCAAGTAAATGGGAGAAGAAGAGATAGAGATCCTCTGCTGCTGCTCCATATTATGCTCTCGTAGACTCAAATACGGCACCGCCACGTCACCTTTCCTCGCCGGCGTCAATGTTCCCGCTATAGGTCCCGACGAAGGTCTCTCGTCGTCGTACGGTACGGCATGCCAAACCCGGTTCGACTCTCCGTTGAGTAAACCGGACTCGACATCGACATCGAACCGGTTACGGCGCGAAAGTTCCTGACCCGACAATCTTCGTTGACGGCGACGGTGGTGGAGATTGGCCATTTGCGCCATTTGAAAAAGGGTAAAGCCTTCTTCCCCACACACCGTTTCTTCCTCTTGTTGTGGTGCATTGTGGACCGGGTCGGGTCATCTTTTGAAATGGGTTTCTGGATCTTGAAGTGAAGACTGTTGATGATGGATGACTTCGTTGACGTTTCTCTCTTGTGCTTTCTCGCTTCTTCCATAAcctttgattaaaaaaaaaaacaagatctcCCATCAGAAAAAACATACTCAAAAACATAGCTAAACTGTAACGGTACGTACCTGAAAGTAGTTAAAAGCCATAATCGCTGAAGTGTTGAGAGTCAGGGATGGGGAAAACAGGGGATTTGTTCGACATTTTCTTCCTCGTGTGTCGTTTGAGATATGGAGTTTTGAGGTGAGTGAGTGCTTTAATGGCTAAAAATGGGTATGTGGAGGGATCGAAGAAGACGGAGAGGGCCGTTGGGGGAGAGAGTGTGGGGCTCTCTTAATTCAATGCAACGAGACAACGAGTCGTCTATTGTATCGTTTTCAACATTCTCAATCGCTTCTTTCCCTATAATATTGCTTTATATAGATGGCCATACGTTCTCTCCTTTTTTCCAAACCCACTAGGATAATGTATGGTCTTTTTATGATCCTACGCtagaaattttaattaaatattcatattaaaatatactaaataatatttgaatgtaaatatttttgactagATTTTAGAAATgcttttaaaaagttttagaaaatataatatcagaTGTTAATAAATCTTAAttgattatttgaaaatatttagttagtAAAATATGGAAATTCGtactatttcaaaaaaattgtagcTATAATTAGGTTATATTTAAATGTGAATAATTAGTAATAGTATAGactaagatatatatataaatatagtttaaagaAAACTATATCTAGAATTAAGTTGAATCCAACTTTgtgattctattttaatagattgcacatattttaatagataaatgataaatattttttggaaagATTAGTGAACACAACTTCTTTTTATATATCCcattaaaaatatcacattatTATTAGTCAGAGTGTTTATGTAAttctaaaaaaacaaacaacaaagaaCAAATAAAATACCATCAattgtcatttaaaattaatacatGTTTTAgcgagaatttttttttacaccAGTAACTTCATACTTAATTTGAAAAGAGTAACTATTATTATTGTCCAAATTTAAGTTTCGGCGCGAGTTATCACctaatttttctatataaatggCCAtaggttttttcttttttccaaaTCCATCAGGACAATGTATGGTCTTTTTATGGTcctacattaattaattattttaataaaaatacttcacaataatgtaaaatattatgCTCATTATACATTGGGCATCAACTTATATTGTTTTCTAGCACCCATGTAGATAAAACTAACTACTATGacttatgttaaatttttttggacacatttatattaatttgtttataggtagatatatatatatacaattatataattactaTGCTAAATTGTTTTCACCAGATATATTCATCTtcgtaaaaaaattaataaacacatCGCATGAGTGGTATTTAATAGTAGGgcaaataattttagttttagtttccGAGACACGAAGAATATATTGATTCCATTGTTCAAAGAACAATATTGgactttttccaaaaaaaagagTACAATATTGGATATTTCGATGCAGGCAGGCACTCTCGAAGGACGATACATGTGGATAAGCATCACGTGATCTCCACGAACCATGCAACTTCCTCGACTTTCTCAtcatttttttagtatttatatcACCCCTAGTCTCATGATTCTCTAAAAAGCATACCATTATTAAAGTTAACTCTAAACGAACGACTCATTCGGACAAGCTTATATCATTCTTAAAACAATTTCAGAGAAacacattaaaaacaaaagatgtAAAACCCTGAAGTTAAACGATTCACAAAACGGAATCTCCTACATGCCCGCCGTGTACGGCACTTGCGTCCTTGGAATCCACGTGTTACCACTTAAGAATCTATCACAAGTGTACGACAAAGCCTGTTCATGCGTCAGTTTCTTGATACCAGGCCATTTAACTCTTTGGGCCTGATTCGCTCCAGGCCCAACATTCAAATGCTCGGCATAGTACAACGTCTTGAGCGCGAAGTCACCGCTCCACGGAAGCCATCCCGCCGGATCGATGACGTCATCGACGGTCGTCTTTATGACGATCGTCCTCGAGAACTCCTTCCACGGTCTTCCTAGATACGCCTTGCTCGCGGTTCTAACCGAATATACGCCGGATCTCCCACTATATGGCAGTTATGGACCACTATTCCCGTCGGCTCACGGACGTCGCTGCGTCCCTGAGCGGTGACCATACACGACTGGCCTGCCATAGGTTTGCGCACGACGATTTGCAGTTTTGGAGGATGCATTGCGAGTCGCCGAAGATGAAGTCCACGGTGCCGGAGACAGTGCAGTCACGGTAGAATTGACGTTGAGAGTGAACGTATAAGGTGTCTTGTAACCGTCGATTTGACAGTCGAAGAACACGGCGTAGTCCCCCGAGACTCTTAAGGCTACCGCTTGTCCTCCTTCTGGTCCAGCCGTGTTCTCCATCCCAATGCCCTTTGCTGTGAAGTGCTCTCCCTCTACAGCTGCACATATAAGAAAGGTCGGTCATGTTTAGACGCGGAGTTGAGTTAATGGATAAAACTCTTAGATTATCTAGTAGATGTCTAAACAGTCATAAGTTTGAATAGGCCTGTGGGTTCGGTTCGAAGGGTAGTTCGGTTCAACATAAATCTTACCGAGTTAACCTGAAAAAGTTTGGTTCCATATAATATTTGGCTAGTTCAGGTTTTGAAAATCCTACGGAAGTTTTTGATTTCGGCTAaacttttgtttaattttgttaaaaaaaatcgaatttattcGGTTAGTTTGGTTCTAAATCTGGTTACTTCGGTTAGTTTAGTTtgtatggtttggtatatattattaaagaaTACCAAAGTAACCGATGGCAAGTTGAACCGAAACCTGATTTTTTACGAAAACCTACCGAATTGAACTAACCGAATTTCGATTCGGTTCAGTTAGGCTGGTTCAGTTCAAAATCTTAGGCTAAGTTGGAGAGTCCGGTTGGAAAATGTCTGCTCATATATGATGATGTAGGGAACTTCGGACAAACAAAATTCGAAACTCACTTAGGGGAGCTGTTAGGTACGTCTTGACTTTCCCGATACCGAAGTTAAGGCTGCCGGAGATTACAGTCTTGGTTGGTCCATCACCTATAAAAGTGACGTACGGCATCTTCCTAGTGACCACTACTTTCTCCTTGTATACACCTTCTTTGATGTGGATGACGAACGGCACTTTGTTTTCTTTAGGCACAGCGTTTAGAGCATCGTTGATAGTCTTGAACTGACCACTTCCGTCTTGAGCCACCACAGCATTAGCCTTCACCGGTGGTCCTCCCGGTGCTCCCATGAGCCTCCTCGCCTCTGGTCCAACCCATGTTGGGACACCATCTTCAGTAGATAAAAGCTTTCTAGCGTTGTTTTCAAAAGCTCCGGTTAGTTCCGTGGCGTTGGAGTTGAGGTCAGTAACCATTGCAAGACTATTACTGCTTAGCTGTCTTGATCTTTTAAAAATGTTGATCATATCGTGCTTAAGAGTAGATTTAATCTCCTCAAGGTATCAATACAAGTCTGCTGGAACGCGATGGAGCCACTTATCCAAACCCGAAGATCCTTGATAAACCTTTCAATCTCATCAACCGAGACCTTATGGTCAACACATTTTTTCAGATCAGCAATAGCGTCGTTCATGACCTTCTCACAAAGCTCAAAAGCGTCTTTAGCTTCCGGGTGTTTGTCAGCTTTGTGTTTAACGTCTTCAGAGGCTTTCTTGAGACCTTCTTGAATGGATTTGATGGTGACGTTGAAGCTGAGTTTGATGAGGGCGAGTGGCTCGGTGGATTTGGGAGATGCGTCCATTAAGCTTTTGAGGCAAGTCTCTTTGTAGTCGGTTGGTGCACAAACTGTTTTTACCGCTTTAGTGTTTTTGCCTGATCTCGTTTTCGTTGGGTGAGTTTTTGGATGCTATGATGGCTACGGAGACAACCATGATGACTAGCAAACCCGAGACAACCCCGCTATGAtgcatttcttcttcttgtcaccATCAAGCGTCATCTTTTATACAAATCTTAAAAGGTTCAAAGAGGTAAAaattttctagatttttttttctaatgtgttttatttttaaatgttggAAATGGAGCAGAGGGGGCCTTCCAAGTGTGGCTATAAAGGCCCTTCTAGCtctggttttattttatttttggtgagtgaattttttttttggtatctaCAAAACTTTGGACAAAAATGGTTGAAAGATCTCGATGGGGTTTATATAGAGAGAAGTTGTAATGCTATTTTTGGGGTATAAGGAAAGGAAGAACATGAGGCTATGTTACATTTTCTGTCTTTAGGAAGACTATTTTGTTTCCGACAAGTTTGTGATCCTTTCTCTCTATATCTGAAACGTTTGGTTTGCCGCTTTTATGATAAGCCTATGAATAGTAATATGGTTCTAGAAGCATGAGTTCATGGGATCATGATAactttttataaagaaaatatgtatGATTCTAATATTTCATACTGAATGAGGATTGATTTAGATATAACAGAGTAGGAAGCAGATGCCATGAGGCATGAGATGAGTCTCACAATGCATTTTGTATTAACAAGATACAGTTGAGAAGATCTTGTATAAAACTTATTTAGGTTTCAGGCTTATTTTGCTGCATGTAGAATACAAAAcatctgtttcttttttctgaGAAAATAATGTTAAAGTTTTGAAGCTCTCTGTACTTCTAATTTGCCAATGGTTCCAAGATGAACCTCGTCAGCTCCATCAGCAATCCTGAGGGTTCTAGCCGTTGTTGCCACAGATGAGCCAAGAATGTGTCCGAGGATAAACAAGCTGCTCCATGGACTTGCACTGCTGTGTCCAGTACCTTCAACGCCATGTTTGGAGCTGCAACCTGAGTAGCAAAGTTTATTTTGCTTCTTCAAGATCTACTTTCTCAAGGGAACAACATATAACTTTTTTACCTTGGCCACTGGGAGAATCCCTCGTGCTTTTTTTCGTTTCCAATTAAAAAGAGGGAGGTAATAATCTCATTAAGCTACATTAACCATCTGGTTTATCTAGAAAGATTAGACTGATGAGTACATTGGACAACCTTAATGAAAGTTTGAAATAGGATTGGGAAAAACAATCGGAACccaaccgaaatacccgaaattGGAACCGGATCGAAATACCTGAAACAAGAACCAGAGCAAAACTCTCAATACTCGAATGGTTCTTATATTTCTATACCTGAAAcaactgaaccgaaccaaactgaaCTGAAACCCGAACGAGTACCCGaatatcttaaatataaattatgtatatatattacataattaaatatatatatatttaaaatttaaaattatactaaaagtttatgaaaatatttgaagaaaacTACTCGAAAGTATCcagatagttttatccgaaatatccaaagtaattcaaaatatataagattttatccgaatcattataattattcgatattttatccaaaatatccgATGTACTATCTAAAGTATCCGAATTACCCAAAATAACCGAATTGGAACCGGAACCAAATGAGAACCTTCTTCCGAATATTTTTCGAATCCtaattttactatccgaaccgaaaataAGTTCAGTAGTAACCCTTTGCCCAAAAGACCTGATATCCAAAATACCCAAACAAGCCCATCTAGAAAACATAAACTAAGGCCCACTTAGCCCATAAAGTGTCTCGAAGCATACTGAAAATGAAGAgaggaaaaagagaagaagctgAAACCCTCACCGGCGGCGATGGCTCATTTCACAGTCCGGCGCAAGTTAGCGACCGTCCTAACCAATACCCTCTCTTCGTCCACTTCCTCTTGCTCTTCATTCTCCACGCTCTCTTCCCGCTCTCGATTCGCCGTGTCTTTAATCGACAAGCTTTCCTCGACCCGAACCGGATTAGGCCCGTGTTACGTAACGACCCGACCCAAGACATCTGGGTCAGGATACTCTCCTCTGAACGATCCTTCCCCGAACTGGAGCAACCGTCCGCCGAAGGAGACGATTCTTCTGGACGGGTGCGATTACGAGCACTGGCTCATCGTCATGGAGTTCACTGATCCCAAACCGACCGAAGATGAGATGATCAGTGCTTATGTCAAAACGTTGACTTCAGTTGTTGGCAGGCaaaatctcttttctttttaataatcaTTTCGTTTGTGCATTTtggaatttgattttttttttttgggtttttgttgtAGCGAGGAGGAGGCAAAGAAGAAGATTTACTCGGTCTGCACTTCGACGTACACTGGCTTTGGTGCTTTGATCTCTGAAGAGCTTTCTTGCAAAGTCAAAGGTTGTTACTTTGACTTTTATATAGCTTCAGTTCTTATGTAGCTTTTAAGGAGAAAACGTCTCTTTGATGTTGTTCTATCTGAATGTGAATTATTGTCTTTAGAAATAAGGCAGAATATATAAGATACCTGATTAGAGTAGTGTTGTGTGATTCTTCAGGGCTGCCTGGTGTTCTCTGGGTCTTACCAGATTCTT
It encodes:
- the LOC125602549 gene encoding multiple organellar RNA editing factor 3, mitochondrial-like, with amino-acid sequence MAHFTVRRKLATVLTNTLSSSTSSCSSFSTLSSRSRFAVSLIDKLSSTRTGLGPCYVTTRPKTSGSGYSPLNDPSPNWSNRPPKETILLDGCDYEHWLIVMEFTDPKPTEDEMISAYVKTLTSVVGSEEEAKKKIYSVCTSTYTGFGALISEELSCKVKGLPGVLWVLPDSYLDVPNKDYGGDLYIEGKVIPRPQYRFTEQRQTRNRSRPRYDRRRETVQVERREPTSQNWNQNQPPPSMGNQAPES